A genomic region of Thunnus albacares chromosome 2, fThuAlb1.1, whole genome shotgun sequence contains the following coding sequences:
- the ela3l gene encoding elastase 3 like, which produces MIPIVLVSVLIASALGCGTPPIEPLTSRVVNGVDAKPHSWPWQISLQYERSGVWRHTCGGSLIAANWVMTAAHCINTKLSYRVFVGKYNLVEEEAGSKAILPEKIIVHEKWNPIFVALGNDVALIKLSESVTLSDQVQLGCIPPAGTVLTNLYPCYITGWGRVYTGGPIADKLQQALMPVADHATCSQPDWWGIAVRTTMVCAGGDGIVAGCNGDSGGPLNCKNEAGVWEVHGIASFVSGLGCNYPKKPTVFTRVSAFNDWIDQVMMNN; this is translated from the exons ATGATCCCCATTGTGCTGGTCTCAGTGCTCATTGCTAGCG CCCTCGGGTGCGGCACCCCACCCATTGAGCCCCTGACTTCCCGTGTGGTCAATGGAGTGGATGCCAAGCCCCACAGCTGGCCCTGGCAG ATCTCTCTGCAGTATGAGAGGAGCGGTGTGTGGAGGCACACTTGTGGAGGATCTCTGATTGCTGCCAACTGGGTCATGACTGCCGCTCACTGCATCAA CACCAAGCTCTCCTACAGGGTGTTTGTGGGCAAATACAACCTGGTTGAGGAGGAGGCTGGCTCCAAGGCCATCCTGCCTGAGAAGATTATTGTCCATGAGAAATGGAACCCCATCTTTGTGGCCCTCGG TAACGACGTTGCCCTGATCAAGCTGTCAGAGTCTGTGACTTTGAGTGATCAGGTGCAGCTGGGATGTATCCCTCCTGCCGGCACTGTGCTGACCAACCTCTACCCCTGCTACATCACCGGATGGGGCAGAGTGTACA cCGGAGGCCCCATAGCTGATAAGCTGCAGCAGGCTTTGATGCCTGTGGCTGACCATGCCACCTGCTCCCAGCCTGACTGGTGGGGTATCGCTGTCAGGACCACAATGGTGTGTGCCGGTGGGGATGGAATTGTGGCTGGATGCAAC GGTGACTCCGGTGGCCCTCTGAACTGTAAGAATGAGGCGGGTGTCTGGGAGGTCCACGGCATTGCCAGCTTCGTCTCTGGCCTTGGCTGCAACTATCCAAAGAAACCCACTGTCTTCACTCGTGTCTCCGCTTTTAATGACTGGATCGATCAG GTTATGATGAACAACTAA